The following coding sequences lie in one Pempheris klunzingeri isolate RE-2024b chromosome 13, fPemKlu1.hap1, whole genome shotgun sequence genomic window:
- the LOC139211968 gene encoding golgin subfamily A member 6-like protein 26, producing the protein MTTPILRETTTSQDPRKDSHRLPRGELQMAKAIHAKELLLQEKLWRVEEKIRQKIQKDGDQKSEEERHGRGQAEGGKAQTKTRLSEQQRREPVRSRDMIPQGRRQVDVKQLGKRQDQRNEDRTRSTHEEESHIWKGREMEVAQQQRKGHKVPHKLTGNEQKMNEELNKSRWENVKEHTRRKGGDEKDNGTWGKAGVKSHDDKGWTTEKKYKERTSEETDGSHSQQDMLQMSQEKSSHCAATENNRGAGRKLSGEPLLPPLSILSHPSRPEPEELITEHIDTSLQLILCRICNRKFSSDRLQKHSQICKKVKQSHRQAYNSYVHRTKGSANEEFLKTHSRARTPEVLKKKNPRQNQKANTRNLHDGKIPAEHPSEPKVSK; encoded by the exons ATGACAACGCCGATACTCAG AGAGACCACAACATCCCAGGATCCAAGAAAAGACTCACACAGACTGCCCAGAGGAGAACTACAGATGGCCAAAGCCATTCATGCAAAAGAGCTCCTGCTTCAGGAGAAGCTGTGGAGGGTTGAGgagaaaataagacaaaaaatcCAGAAAGACGGCGACCaaaagagtgaggaggagaggcacGGCAGGGGACAAGCAGAGGGGGGAAAAGCTCAGACGAAAACCAGGctgtctgagcagcagaggagagaaccAGTGAGAAGCAGAGACATGATTCCGCAAGGAAGAAGACAGGTGGATGTTAAACAACTTGGGAAGAGGCAGGATCAGAGGAATGAGGACAGGACGAGGTCTACACATGAAGAGGAAAGCCACATATGGAAAGGAAGGGAAATGGAAGTTGcacagcagcaaagaaaagGACATAAAGTACCTCACAAGCTCACAGGTAATGagcaaaaaatgaatgaagagcTCAACAAGTCAAGGTGGGAAAATGTGAAAGAGCATACCAGAAGAAAAGGAGGGGATGAAAAAGATAATGGAACTTGGGGAAAGGCAGGTGTGAAGTCACATGACGACAAAGGTTGgacaacagaaaagaaatataagGAGAGGACATCTGAAGAGACGGACGGTTCACACAGTCAACAAGATATGCTTCAAATGAGTCAAGAGAAATCTTCACATTGTGCTGcgacagaaaacaacagaggtGCAGGAAGAAAACTGTCTGGAGAACCACTGCTTCCACCACTTTCTATCCTCTCTCATCCCAGCAGACCAGAGCCAGAGGAGCTCATTACAGAGCACATAGACACCAGCCTCCAGCTTATTCTTTGCAGAATCTGCAACAGAAAGTTTTCAAGTGACAGATTACAGAAGCACAGCCAAATCTGTAAAAAGGTGAAACAATCGCATCGTCAAGCCTACAACTCCTACGTTCACAGGACCAAGGGATCTGCCAATGAAGAGTTCTTGAAAACCCACAGCAGAGCCAGGACTCCAGAG gttttaaagaaaaagaacccGAGACAGAACCAAAAGGCAAACACAAGAAATCTGCATGATGGTAAAATCCCAGCTGAGCATCCAAGTGAGCCAAAAGTGTCCAAGTGA
- the LOC139212038 gene encoding serine/threonine-protein kinase Nek9 isoform X1 codes for MSLDDYERHFDSLNSDLGGGSVVSERSASGTFNGEEEKLHYIPIRVLGRGAFGEATLYRRTEDNSLVVWKEVELNSLSEKERRDVMNEISILSILEHNNIIAYFNHFMDKNTLLIELEYCNGGNLYDKIVQRKGKLFSEDVVIWYLYQIASAVTHIHKAGILHRDIKTLNIFLTKTDLIKLGDYGLAKKLDSEFSMAETCVGTPYYMSPELCQGTKYNFKSDIWAMGCVLFEVLTLTRTFDATNPLNLCVKIVQGNWTMDVNSDLYSAALIKLVYECLDQDPANRPTGEQILDQPFISCCRQELEERVALLNSAMKKPKLSTVTDTPVAVVTTRSREVYFWGGGKFTPQKLDSFKGGSSAQHVCAGESHFAVVTVEKELYTWANVQCGAKMVGQLGHGDQASYRQPKKVEKLQGKAIRQVACGADFTACITDEDQMYMFGSDYYGCIGVEGELGMEILEPVLLEFFEERPVCQVSCGDNHVVVLTQSGEIYSWGCGEYGRLGLECEDDFSSPMQVEIPKGATISSVSCSSDGTFFLTEAGKVLACGNNEFNKLGLNQGISGLKNHPGEGYQGIPYITTLTLAKQLSRFKIQAIAPGKTHTAAIDARGRLITFGCNKYGQLGVKDFKKHQGVQVLVGPFGGKIVTKVSCGDGFTIAATEDNQIFAWGNAGNGRLGMPADKGFGSEVCPAMPRPIFGSLHHVPDLSCRGWHTIIIMEKVLNSKTIRSNSSGLSIGSGLGQEASTSTVDLDIEPGSETECRDRGLGGTLEDNTEECLMETPMMSLANQTGDSSCPLWLRKELEDAEFIPMPNDCELPTPDQLSSFSESVTLPYEELKELKAAAAAVSSKKDLSTKRMGCDKVNGLEEADCKKGESGACCTASFEVTQLRETVARQEMRIQMLEEQVNEQQKENERLWAAINCSTQREAGCGSNGNRRSDRRPGDGGGGGGGFTNHGARSAGASV; via the exons ATGTCACTGGACGACTATGAGAGACATTTCGACTCGCTAAATTCAGATTTGGGCGGCGGGTCTGTGGTCAGTGAGCGATCAGCGTCGGGCACATTTAATGGCGAAGAGGAGAAGCTGCATTACATTCCTATCCGGGTCCTCGGGAGGGGGGCGTTTGGTGAAGCAACTCTGTACAGAAGAACAGAG GACAACTCCCTGGTGGTATGGAAGGAGGTGGAACTGAACTCTCTCTCGGAAAAGGAGCGCAGAGATGTCATGAACGAAATAAGCATCCTCTCAATCCTCGAGCACAACAACATCATAGCCTACTTCAACCACTTCATGGATAAGAACACCCTGCTCATTGAGCTGGAGTATTGCAATG GAGGAAATCTGTACGATAAAATCGTCCAGCGGAAGGGGAAACTTTTCAGTGAAGAT GTGGTCATATGGTACCTTTACCAAATTGCGTCAGCAGTGACCCACATTCACAAGGCTGGGATCTTACACAG agatATTAAAActctgaacattttcctgacCAAAACTGACCTCATCAAGCTGGGTGACTATGGCCTCGCAAAGAAGCTCGACTCTGAGTTTTCAATGGCAGAGAct TGTGTGGGAACTCCGTATTACATGTCACCTGAATTGTGCCAGGGAACGAAGTACAACTTCAAATCAGACATCTGGGCCATGGGTTGTGTACTTTTTGAAGTCTTAACTCTTACAAGAACATTTGATGCAACG AACCCTCTGAACCTCTGTGTGAAAATAGTCCAAGGCAACTGGACTATGGACGTGAACTCGGATCTTTATTCGGCTGCACTGATCAAACTGGTGTACGAGTGCCTTGATCAA GATCCTGCAAATAGGCCTACAGGTGAGCAGATTCTGGACCAGCCATTCATCTCCTGCTGCAGGCA GGAGCTTGAAGAGCGCGTTGCCCTGCTGAATTCAGCAATGAAAAAACCAAA GCTGAGCACAGTGACTGACACCCCTGTTGCTGTGGTGACCACACGTTCAAGGGAGGTGTACTTCTGGGGCGGAGGGAAGTTCACCCCCCAGAAACTGGACTCGTTTAAAGGAGGCAGCAGTGCCCAACATGTGTGTGCAGGGGAGAGTCACTTTGCAGTGGTGACAGTGGAAAAGGAGCTGTATACCTGGGCT aaTGTCCAATGTGGAGCCAAGATGGTGGGCCAGCTGGGGCACGGAGACCAGGCCTCGTACCGACAGCCAAAGAAGGTGGAGAAACTACAGGGGAAGGCCATTCGACAGGTGGCGTGTGGGGCTGATTTCACTGCCTGCATCACTG ATGAGGACCAGATGTACATGTTTGGGTCGGACTATTATGGCTGCATTGGAGTGGAAGGTGAGCTCGGCATGGAGATTTTGGAGCCAGTGCTTTTGGAGTTTTTTGAGGAGCGGCCTGTCTGTCAGGTTTCGTGCGGAGACAACCATGTGGTGGTCCTGACTCAGAGTGGGGAGATCTACTCCTGGGGCTGTGGAGAGTATG ggCGCCTCGGCCTGGAATGTGAGGATGACTTCTCTTCTCCAATGCAA GTTGAGATCCCTAAAGGTGCCACCATCTCCTCAGTGTCATGTAGCAGCGACGGGACCTTCTTCTTGACAGAAGCTGGAAAAGTCCTAGCATGTGGAAACAATGAATTCAACAAGCTTGGTCTGAACCAGGGAATCTCTGGTCTTAAAAACCACCCTGGCGAG GGTTACCAGGGGATCCCGTACATCACCACACTGACCTTGGCAAAGCAGCTGTCGCGGTTCAAGATCCAAGCTATAGCTCCAGGAAAGacccacacagcagccattGATG CACGTGGTCGTCTGATCACCTTCGGTTGCAACAAGTACGGACAGCTGGGTGTGAAGGACTTTAAGAAACACCAGGGTGTCCAAGTCCTCGTTGGACCCTTTGGTGGGAAGATAGTGACAAAAGTCTCTTGCGGAGACGGCTTCACCATTGCAGCCACTGAAG ACAATCAGATCTTTGCGTGGGGAAATGCCGGAAACGGGCGACTTGGGATGCCTGCTGATAAGGGATTTGGTTCAGAGGTATGCCCGGCCATGCCCAGGCCCATCTTTGGTTCCCTGCACCATGTCCCGGACCTCTCTTGCCGCGGCTGGCACACCATTATCATAATGG AGAAAGTGCTGAACTCCAAGACTATTCGCTCTAACAGCAGTGGACTATCAATTGGTAGTg gacTGGGCCAGGAGGCATCAACATCCACAGTGGATCTGGACATAGAACCTGGTTCAGAGACGGAGTGTCGTGACAGGGGTCTTGGTGGTACGCTGGAGGATAATACGGAGGAGTGCCTCATGGAGACCCCGATGATGTCATTGGCCAATCAGACTGGGGACAGCTCCTGCCCTCTCTGGCTTAGAAAG GAGCTTGAGGATGCAGAATTCATCCCAATGCCAAATGACTGTGAGCTACCCACTCCTGACcagctctcctctttctccGAGAGCGTCACTCTTCCTTATGAGGAGCTGAAAGAGCTGAAGGCTGCggcagcagcagtcagcagtAAGAAAGACCTATCG ACTAAACGAATGGGTTGTGATAAAGTCAATGGACTGGAGGAGGCTGACTGCAAAAAAGGAGAATCTGGCGCATGCTGCACCGCCAGTTTCGAGGTCACACAG CTGCGAGAGACGGTCGCTCGCCAAGAGATGAGGATCCAGATGCTCGAGGAGCAG GTCAACGAGCAGCAGAAGGAGAATGAAAGGCTCTGGGCAGCAATCAATTGTTCTACGCAACGGGAAGCAGGATGTGGCAGTAACGGAAACCGACGATCCGATCGCAGGCctggggatggaggaggaggaggaggtggattCACAAACCACGGGGCCCGATCTGCAGGGGCCAGCGTGTGA
- the LOC139212038 gene encoding serine/threonine-protein kinase Nek9 isoform X2 — protein sequence MSLDDYERHFDSLNSDLGGGSVVSERSASGTFNGEEEKLHYIPIRVLGRGAFGEATLYRRTEDNSLVVWKEVELNSLSEKERRDVMNEISILSILEHNNIIAYFNHFMDKNTLLIELEYCNGGNLYDKIVQRKGKLFSEDVVIWYLYQIASAVTHIHKAGILHRDIKTLNIFLTKTDLIKLGDYGLAKKLDSEFSMAETCVGTPYYMSPELCQGTKYNFKSDIWAMGCVLFEVLTLTRTFDATNPLNLCVKIVQGNWTMDVNSDLYSAALIKLVYECLDQDPANRPTGEQILDQPFISCCRQELEERVALLNSAMKKPKLSTVTDTPVAVVTTRSREVYFWGGGKFTPQKLDSFKGGSSAQHVCAGESHFAVVTVEKELYTWANVQCGAKMVGQLGHGDQASYRQPKKVEKLQGKAIRQVACGADFTACITDEDQMYMFGSDYYGCIGVEGELGMEILEPVLLEFFEERPVCQVSCGDNHVVVLTQSGEIYSWGCGEYGRLGLECEDDFSSPMQVEIPKGATISSVSCSSDGTFFLTEAGKVLACGNNEFNKLGLNQGISGLKNHPGEGYQGIPYITTLTLAKQLSRFKIQAIAPGKTHTAAIDARGRLITFGCNKYGQLGVKDFKKHQGVQVLVGPFGGKIVTKVSCGDGFTIAATEDNQIFAWGNAGNGRLGMPADKGFGSEVCPAMPRPIFGSLHHVPDLSCRGWHTIIIMEKVLNSKTIRSNSSGLSIGLGQEASTSTVDLDIEPGSETECRDRGLGGTLEDNTEECLMETPMMSLANQTGDSSCPLWLRKELEDAEFIPMPNDCELPTPDQLSSFSESVTLPYEELKELKAAAAAVSSKKDLSTKRMGCDKVNGLEEADCKKGESGACCTASFEVTQLRETVARQEMRIQMLEEQVNEQQKENERLWAAINCSTQREAGCGSNGNRRSDRRPGDGGGGGGGFTNHGARSAGASV from the exons ATGTCACTGGACGACTATGAGAGACATTTCGACTCGCTAAATTCAGATTTGGGCGGCGGGTCTGTGGTCAGTGAGCGATCAGCGTCGGGCACATTTAATGGCGAAGAGGAGAAGCTGCATTACATTCCTATCCGGGTCCTCGGGAGGGGGGCGTTTGGTGAAGCAACTCTGTACAGAAGAACAGAG GACAACTCCCTGGTGGTATGGAAGGAGGTGGAACTGAACTCTCTCTCGGAAAAGGAGCGCAGAGATGTCATGAACGAAATAAGCATCCTCTCAATCCTCGAGCACAACAACATCATAGCCTACTTCAACCACTTCATGGATAAGAACACCCTGCTCATTGAGCTGGAGTATTGCAATG GAGGAAATCTGTACGATAAAATCGTCCAGCGGAAGGGGAAACTTTTCAGTGAAGAT GTGGTCATATGGTACCTTTACCAAATTGCGTCAGCAGTGACCCACATTCACAAGGCTGGGATCTTACACAG agatATTAAAActctgaacattttcctgacCAAAACTGACCTCATCAAGCTGGGTGACTATGGCCTCGCAAAGAAGCTCGACTCTGAGTTTTCAATGGCAGAGAct TGTGTGGGAACTCCGTATTACATGTCACCTGAATTGTGCCAGGGAACGAAGTACAACTTCAAATCAGACATCTGGGCCATGGGTTGTGTACTTTTTGAAGTCTTAACTCTTACAAGAACATTTGATGCAACG AACCCTCTGAACCTCTGTGTGAAAATAGTCCAAGGCAACTGGACTATGGACGTGAACTCGGATCTTTATTCGGCTGCACTGATCAAACTGGTGTACGAGTGCCTTGATCAA GATCCTGCAAATAGGCCTACAGGTGAGCAGATTCTGGACCAGCCATTCATCTCCTGCTGCAGGCA GGAGCTTGAAGAGCGCGTTGCCCTGCTGAATTCAGCAATGAAAAAACCAAA GCTGAGCACAGTGACTGACACCCCTGTTGCTGTGGTGACCACACGTTCAAGGGAGGTGTACTTCTGGGGCGGAGGGAAGTTCACCCCCCAGAAACTGGACTCGTTTAAAGGAGGCAGCAGTGCCCAACATGTGTGTGCAGGGGAGAGTCACTTTGCAGTGGTGACAGTGGAAAAGGAGCTGTATACCTGGGCT aaTGTCCAATGTGGAGCCAAGATGGTGGGCCAGCTGGGGCACGGAGACCAGGCCTCGTACCGACAGCCAAAGAAGGTGGAGAAACTACAGGGGAAGGCCATTCGACAGGTGGCGTGTGGGGCTGATTTCACTGCCTGCATCACTG ATGAGGACCAGATGTACATGTTTGGGTCGGACTATTATGGCTGCATTGGAGTGGAAGGTGAGCTCGGCATGGAGATTTTGGAGCCAGTGCTTTTGGAGTTTTTTGAGGAGCGGCCTGTCTGTCAGGTTTCGTGCGGAGACAACCATGTGGTGGTCCTGACTCAGAGTGGGGAGATCTACTCCTGGGGCTGTGGAGAGTATG ggCGCCTCGGCCTGGAATGTGAGGATGACTTCTCTTCTCCAATGCAA GTTGAGATCCCTAAAGGTGCCACCATCTCCTCAGTGTCATGTAGCAGCGACGGGACCTTCTTCTTGACAGAAGCTGGAAAAGTCCTAGCATGTGGAAACAATGAATTCAACAAGCTTGGTCTGAACCAGGGAATCTCTGGTCTTAAAAACCACCCTGGCGAG GGTTACCAGGGGATCCCGTACATCACCACACTGACCTTGGCAAAGCAGCTGTCGCGGTTCAAGATCCAAGCTATAGCTCCAGGAAAGacccacacagcagccattGATG CACGTGGTCGTCTGATCACCTTCGGTTGCAACAAGTACGGACAGCTGGGTGTGAAGGACTTTAAGAAACACCAGGGTGTCCAAGTCCTCGTTGGACCCTTTGGTGGGAAGATAGTGACAAAAGTCTCTTGCGGAGACGGCTTCACCATTGCAGCCACTGAAG ACAATCAGATCTTTGCGTGGGGAAATGCCGGAAACGGGCGACTTGGGATGCCTGCTGATAAGGGATTTGGTTCAGAGGTATGCCCGGCCATGCCCAGGCCCATCTTTGGTTCCCTGCACCATGTCCCGGACCTCTCTTGCCGCGGCTGGCACACCATTATCATAATGG AGAAAGTGCTGAACTCCAAGACTATTCGCTCTAACAGCAGTGGACTATCAATTG gacTGGGCCAGGAGGCATCAACATCCACAGTGGATCTGGACATAGAACCTGGTTCAGAGACGGAGTGTCGTGACAGGGGTCTTGGTGGTACGCTGGAGGATAATACGGAGGAGTGCCTCATGGAGACCCCGATGATGTCATTGGCCAATCAGACTGGGGACAGCTCCTGCCCTCTCTGGCTTAGAAAG GAGCTTGAGGATGCAGAATTCATCCCAATGCCAAATGACTGTGAGCTACCCACTCCTGACcagctctcctctttctccGAGAGCGTCACTCTTCCTTATGAGGAGCTGAAAGAGCTGAAGGCTGCggcagcagcagtcagcagtAAGAAAGACCTATCG ACTAAACGAATGGGTTGTGATAAAGTCAATGGACTGGAGGAGGCTGACTGCAAAAAAGGAGAATCTGGCGCATGCTGCACCGCCAGTTTCGAGGTCACACAG CTGCGAGAGACGGTCGCTCGCCAAGAGATGAGGATCCAGATGCTCGAGGAGCAG GTCAACGAGCAGCAGAAGGAGAATGAAAGGCTCTGGGCAGCAATCAATTGTTCTACGCAACGGGAAGCAGGATGTGGCAGTAACGGAAACCGACGATCCGATCGCAGGCctggggatggaggaggaggaggaggtggattCACAAACCACGGGGCCCGATCTGCAGGGGCCAGCGTGTGA